The Sulfurimonas sp. genome includes a region encoding these proteins:
- the tpx gene encoding thiol peroxidase, whose product MATTKFKGTEVKLLGNEVNVGDKAPEITVVNSAGLADVVVGGAQGVKQLIIVVPSLDTGVCATETRNFNARAAKLEGVKTTVVSMDLPFASGRFCAAEGIDKLTVASDFRNKDFANAYGVLLGSSVLAGVTCRAIFVVDANGIVTYKEIVPEITEEPNYDAAIAAVK is encoded by the coding sequence ATGGCAACTACAAAATTTAAGGGTACGGAAGTAAAACTTTTAGGAAATGAAGTAAATGTAGGTGATAAAGCACCTGAAATTACAGTTGTAAATTCAGCAGGTTTGGCTGATGTGGTAGTCGGCGGCGCGCAAGGCGTTAAACAGCTAATTATCGTTGTTCCATCACTAGATACGGGCGTATGTGCAACTGAAACTCGTAATTTTAATGCAAGAGCTGCAAAGCTAGAAGGCGTTAAAACTACGGTAGTTTCTATGGATTTACCGTTTGCATCGGGAAGATTTTGTGCAGCTGAGGGAATTGACAAACTAACTGTTGCATCTGACTTCAGAAACAAAGATTTTGCTAACGCTTACGGTGTACTTCTTGGCAGTTCGGTTCTTGCAGGCGTTACTTGTAGAGCGATTTTCGTAGTTGATGCCAACGGTATCGTAACTTACAAAGAGATTGTTCCTGAAATCACGGAAGAGCCAAATTACGATGCTGCTATCGCTGCAGTTAAGTAA
- a CDS encoding TIGR04219 family outer membrane beta-barrel protein, translating to MKKILYSLTCAAVLASSAMADFTRVEMGTGAWMQTPKGTASYTESGANGLYTSGEKEETSPYIWAAIKHPIPVLPNIRLEYVSLKDSGVASGKFKDFTITSASTTLSYDMKQYDIIPYYNILDNTAWITLDLGLDIKIIDASYRAAPSAPFAGYSDSVIFPVPLLYARARVQIPSTDIGLEADIKYISTGNSTVYDARAKVDYTLGFFPVIKPAIEVGYRVQKIDIDEDSVDAKIDIDFSGVYAGLILRF from the coding sequence ATGAAAAAAATTTTATATTCACTTACCTGCGCGGCTGTTTTAGCTTCAAGCGCGATGGCGGATTTTACTAGGGTTGAAATGGGCACGGGTGCGTGGATGCAAACCCCAAAAGGCACTGCTTCTTACACTGAGAGCGGTGCAAACGGTCTTTATACCTCAGGCGAAAAAGAAGAAACTTCTCCTTATATTTGGGCAGCTATCAAACATCCTATTCCTGTTTTGCCAAATATTAGATTGGAGTATGTAAGCTTAAAAGACAGTGGTGTGGCAAGCGGTAAGTTCAAAGATTTTACCATCACTTCGGCTTCTACTACGCTCTCTTACGATATGAAACAGTATGACATCATTCCGTACTATAACATTCTTGACAATACCGCTTGGATTACTCTTGATTTGGGTCTTGACATCAAAATCATTGACGCATCTTACAGAGCTGCCCCGTCGGCTCCGTTTGCCGGATATAGCGACAGCGTAATTTTTCCTGTTCCTTTGCTGTATGCAAGAGCAAGGGTTCAGATTCCATCAACGGATATCGGTCTTGAAGCGGACATAAAGTATATCTCGACAGGCAATTCTACGGTTTATGATGCAAGAGCAAAAGTTGATTATACGCTAGGTTTCTTCCCTGTTATCAAGCCTGCCATAGAGGTCGGATACAGAGTTCAAAAGATAGATATCGACGAAGATAGTGTCGATGCAAAAATAGATATAGACTTTTCAGGCGTTTATGCGGGTCTAATACTTCGTTTTTAG
- a CDS encoding GNAT family N-acetyltransferase has product MKPTLYFLRSSEQKIATDMLHYAYRLDETGKKIQDFPELEIYSRFYGLSSKDLGLYALNEHKIAGAAWIRLLKEDEPPVLTIGVKPEFRGMGIGSAMLEQLFLEAGALFERMSVSVLNSEKSISFFKKHGFAEVENSFGKSPIDGLEVITMVKELPKERVVRPTDGYDPRKWMD; this is encoded by the coding sequence ATGAAACCAACACTATATTTTCTAAGATCTTCGGAGCAAAAAATCGCAACCGATATGCTTCACTATGCCTACCGTCTTGATGAGACGGGTAAAAAAATTCAAGATTTTCCGGAGCTTGAAATATATAGCAGATTTTACGGACTCTCTTCAAAAGATCTTGGGCTTTATGCTCTTAACGAACATAAAATTGCAGGCGCTGCTTGGATAAGACTTCTAAAAGAGGACGAACCTCCGGTTTTGACCATCGGTGTAAAACCCGAGTTTAGGGGAATGGGTATCGGTTCTGCTATGCTAGAACAGCTCTTTTTAGAAGCAGGAGCGCTTTTTGAACGGATGAGTGTGAGTGTTTTAAACAGTGAAAAGAGCATTAGTTTTTTTAAAAAGCATGGGTTTGCGGAGGTTGAAAACTCTTTTGGCAAAAGTCCCATTGACGGCTTAGAAGTTATAACGATGGTAAAAGAGTTGCCAAAAGAGAGGGTTGTGCGACCGACCGACGGTTACGACCCTCGAAAATGGATGGACTAA
- a CDS encoding Tex-like N-terminal domain-containing protein, which produces MNTLVNLLIKKTALKKEYVENILKLLDEGSTIPFIARYRKEMTGGADDEVLREFETIYVSAKKLLERKEEVARLIAERATLSEMLKKSIDEADSLRALEDIYRPYKEKKNSRASTAIENGLTPLANILEKAVLTADEFKSKAKEFVKGNIASVDEAVQGAQDILAERYADMPREREAIRGNMLRHGVLEIKKTKNFDENGVFKNFALKSEKVAYIPSHRYLAVMRAVKEKELSVKITIDVERLEQNIKEYKIPRNASNSKELLFEAYRDGLKRLLLPSLEREVHAELKERADIAAISVFGKNLNQLLMTPPVTKRVILGVDPAFRTGCKLAVIDENGNYLESCVIYPTEPQKDYENSKNKVITLTNKYNITGVAIGNGTGSRETQEFFARINKEEGVKLNYTVVSEAGASVYSASKIATQEYPNLDVTIRGAISIAQRLQDPMAALVKIDPKSLGIGQYQHDVDQKLLEKKLTDVTQDLVNRVGVDINSASASLLSFVAGVGTKVAQNIIAFREENGAFKTKEQLLKVKGLGKKAYEQAVGFIRIKNGKNSFDNSGIHPESYEVAKKLLALDLATIDVKQKAKELAVGEETLKDIIKELLKPGFDPREELPPIPFKDGITDIKMLSVGSFVSGVVRNIADFGAFVDIGLKNDGMIHISKMSATKISHPLEVLSLNQYLPQIEVVSIDEEKGKVGLSLV; this is translated from the coding sequence ATTAACACTTTAGTAAATTTATTAATCAAAAAAACGGCTCTAAAAAAAGAGTATGTAGAAAATATTTTAAAACTCCTTGATGAGGGTTCGACCATCCCTTTTATAGCCCGTTACCGCAAAGAGATGACGGGCGGCGCGGATGATGAAGTTCTAAGAGAGTTTGAGACTATATATGTCAGCGCAAAAAAACTCTTAGAGAGAAAAGAGGAAGTTGCAAGGCTTATCGCAGAGAGAGCTACTTTGAGCGAGATGCTCAAAAAAAGCATAGATGAAGCAGATAGTTTGCGCGCTTTAGAGGATATTTATCGCCCATACAAAGAGAAGAAAAACTCCCGTGCCTCAACTGCCATAGAAAACGGACTGACACCGCTTGCCAACATTTTAGAAAAAGCTGTTTTAACTGCTGATGAGTTTAAATCAAAAGCAAAAGAGTTTGTAAAAGGAAATATCGCGTCCGTAGATGAAGCAGTTCAAGGCGCGCAGGATATTTTGGCAGAGAGATACGCCGATATGCCTAGAGAGCGTGAAGCCATTAGAGGCAATATGCTTCGACATGGTGTTTTAGAGATTAAAAAAACAAAAAATTTTGATGAAAACGGAGTGTTTAAAAACTTTGCCCTAAAAAGCGAAAAAGTTGCTTACATCCCGTCTCACCGCTACCTTGCCGTCATGCGCGCAGTCAAAGAAAAAGAGCTATCCGTAAAGATAACCATAGATGTAGAGCGCCTAGAGCAAAATATAAAAGAGTACAAAATCCCCCGCAATGCATCAAACTCAAAAGAGCTGCTTTTTGAAGCATACAGAGACGGGCTAAAACGGCTTTTGCTTCCATCGCTTGAGAGAGAAGTTCACGCCGAGTTAAAAGAGAGAGCCGACATCGCGGCGATATCTGTTTTTGGCAAAAACCTAAATCAGCTTCTTATGACCCCGCCTGTTACAAAGAGAGTTATTTTAGGAGTTGACCCCGCTTTTAGAACAGGGTGTAAACTGGCTGTTATAGATGAAAACGGCAACTACCTTGAGTCGTGCGTCATCTACCCGACAGAGCCTCAAAAGGATTATGAAAACTCCAAAAACAAGGTTATAACACTAACAAACAAGTATAACATCACGGGTGTGGCTATCGGAAACGGAACAGGCTCAAGAGAGACGCAGGAATTTTTTGCACGCATCAACAAAGAAGAGGGAGTCAAGCTAAACTACACGGTCGTTTCAGAAGCGGGAGCATCCGTCTACTCCGCTTCAAAGATAGCCACGCAGGAGTATCCAAATCTTGATGTTACTATAAGGGGAGCTATCTCCATAGCACAAAGGCTGCAAGACCCGATGGCAGCTTTGGTTAAAATAGACCCAAAAAGTTTGGGTATCGGGCAGTATCAACACGATGTAGACCAAAAACTTTTAGAGAAAAAACTGACCGATGTTACGCAAGATTTGGTTAACCGTGTGGGTGTAGATATAAACTCCGCATCAGCTTCGCTTCTCTCTTTCGTTGCAGGCGTAGGCACAAAAGTAGCCCAAAATATCATCGCTTTTAGAGAAGAAAACGGTGCATTTAAAACAAAAGAACAACTCTTAAAAGTAAAAGGTTTGGGCAAAAAAGCTTATGAACAGGCGGTAGGATTTATCCGTATAAAAAACGGCAAAAACAGTTTTGACAACAGCGGAATCCACCCAGAGAGTTACGAAGTTGCAAAAAAACTTCTCGCTCTTGATTTGGCAACTATTGATGTGAAACAAAAAGCAAAAGAATTAGCTGTTGGAGAAGAGACGCTAAAAGATATTATAAAAGAGCTTCTAAAACCCGGTTTTGACCCCAGAGAAGAACTCCCTCCCATTCCGTTTAAGGACGGTATAACGGATATCAAAATGCTTAGTGTAGGAAGTTTTGTCTCAGGCGTTGTCAGAAATATTGCAGATTTTGGCGCATTTGTGGACATTGGTCTGAAAAATGACGGGATGATTCATATATCAAAAATGAGTGCAACAAAAATCTCTCATCCGCTAGAAGTTCTCTCGCTTAACCAATACCTGCCTCAAATAGAGGTTGTATCCATAGATGAAGAAAAAGGAAAAGTCGGACTAAGTCTGGTATAA
- a CDS encoding DUF234 domain-containing protein, giving the protein MAKHSSLLEQFRSFCFQNKPQDLEQAIEYFSVFGGMGWSVDMTKPLEELILSKVLKNYTYIHSDISKVTQSDKVSHSLLSAVAAGDGRVHSALKRARISRAEGEDAIDTLCSKNLLKREFSLESPPEPDEKIDEKLNFNTPFMRFWFAFVSPYFKSIKEGDFKEATEQFANRKSEFYELTFKKLSQEVMKKSFKDDAIVEIGSYWDRKVQIDILAKTSSGKIIAGICKYSNQKAKKSELAKLKEQCEAAELTPDICVIVSKSGFSNELKALKGEDVKLFALKNFKILLEDLSEKDFIECVGKRY; this is encoded by the coding sequence ATGGCAAAACATTCCTCACTCTTAGAGCAGTTTCGCTCTTTTTGTTTTCAAAATAAGCCGCAGGATCTGGAACAGGCTATTGAGTATTTTTCTGTTTTTGGAGGGATGGGCTGGAGCGTCGATATGACTAAACCTCTTGAGGAGTTGATTCTGAGCAAGGTCTTGAAAAATTACACCTATATCCACTCTGACATCTCAAAAGTTACGCAGAGTGACAAGGTTAGCCATTCGCTTCTGAGTGCCGTTGCAGCAGGAGACGGAAGAGTTCACTCCGCGCTAAAGAGAGCTAGAATCTCAAGAGCTGAGGGTGAAGATGCCATTGACACGCTTTGTAGCAAAAATCTCCTCAAGCGAGAATTCTCGTTAGAGTCTCCGCCTGAACCTGATGAAAAAATTGATGAAAAACTAAACTTCAACACTCCTTTTATGCGTTTTTGGTTTGCTTTTGTCTCACCATATTTTAAAAGCATCAAAGAGGGCGATTTTAAAGAAGCCACAGAGCAGTTTGCAAACCGTAAAAGTGAGTTTTACGAACTTACTTTTAAAAAACTATCCCAAGAAGTCATGAAAAAAAGCTTTAAAGATGACGCCATCGTAGAGATAGGAAGTTATTGGGATAGAAAGGTGCAAATCGACATTTTGGCAAAAACTTCGTCGGGCAAAATCATTGCAGGGATATGCAAATACTCAAACCAAAAAGCAAAAAAAAGTGAGCTTGCAAAATTAAAAGAGCAGTGTGAGGCGGCAGAGCTTACACCGGATATCTGTGTCATTGTCTCAAAAAGCGGTTTTTCAAATGAGCTAAAAGCCCTAAAAGGCGAAGATGTGAAATTATTTGCACTTAAAAATTTTAAAATTCTCTTAGAAGATTTGAGCGAAAAAGATTTTATAGAATGTGTGGGAAAAAGATATTAA
- a CDS encoding MFS transporter gives MSALNNNIVALGANSFFTDFSTEMILPLLPIFLDRFLHATKGEIGLIEGIAELGVALLIAISGFYSDRIGKRKGLSVFGYGLSNLIKPFAFFAQSAAMIATIRIADRVGKGIRSAPRDALISHSTPKESSGFVFGFHKMMDSAGAVAGSLSAFGLLYYLGESEASFRTIFALSLIPGVISLIILVLFVTDAPFAPAPISRFRPSALNSPFYWLVGFQSLFSLFAMNYSFMILKASDNGMALAMIPLAYTLYNLILSIFAIPIGKMADKYGKATLLSIVYAAFGLGALAMVSGGILGAWIGFGIYGFFAGGFNALAKAVISDTAPTELKATAYGVYYTAVGVSTFISLVLSGWLWDRYGAGVPFFIASLFAITLALLLFLFRKKFGLKVKNDIL, from the coding sequence GTGTCCGCACTTAACAATAATATAGTTGCTCTTGGCGCAAACAGCTTTTTTACAGACTTTTCAACCGAGATGATTCTTCCGCTTCTGCCCATCTTTCTTGATCGTTTTCTTCATGCCACTAAGGGTGAAATAGGGCTTATTGAGGGGATTGCGGAGCTTGGTGTCGCACTCTTGATTGCAATTTCTGGTTTTTACTCGGATAGGATTGGAAAACGAAAAGGGCTTAGCGTTTTTGGGTATGGACTCTCAAACCTCATAAAACCTTTTGCTTTTTTCGCCCAAAGTGCTGCGATGATTGCAACTATTCGCATCGCAGACAGAGTAGGAAAGGGAATCCGCTCAGCTCCGAGAGATGCGCTTATCAGCCACTCGACCCCAAAAGAATCAAGCGGTTTTGTCTTTGGTTTTCACAAAATGATGGACAGTGCTGGAGCCGTTGCGGGAAGCTTGAGCGCTTTTGGGCTGTTATACTATCTGGGGGAGAGTGAAGCTTCATTTCGTACGATATTTGCGTTAAGTCTCATTCCCGGTGTTATTTCTCTTATTATTCTTGTTCTTTTTGTTACCGACGCTCCTTTTGCTCCGGCTCCTATAAGCAGATTTCGACCGTCTGCGCTTAACTCGCCTTTTTATTGGCTGGTCGGGTTTCAGAGTCTCTTTAGCCTCTTTGCTATGAACTACTCGTTTATGATTTTAAAAGCCTCAGATAACGGCATGGCGCTTGCAATGATACCGCTTGCATACACATTATACAATCTGATTTTATCCATATTTGCCATACCGATCGGGAAAATGGCGGATAAATACGGAAAAGCAACTCTGTTATCAATCGTTTATGCGGCATTTGGTTTAGGTGCATTAGCAATGGTTTCGGGTGGTATTTTAGGAGCGTGGATTGGGTTTGGGATTTACGGTTTTTTTGCAGGGGGTTTCAATGCGCTCGCAAAAGCAGTCATATCCGACACGGCACCGACTGAACTAAAGGCAACGGCTTACGGTGTTTACTATACTGCCGTTGGAGTGAGTACATTTATTTCGCTTGTTCTTAGCGGTTGGCTGTGGGACAGATACGGTGCCGGCGTACCGTTCTTCATCGCCTCGCTCTTTGCAATAACATTGGCACTGCTTCTGTTCTTGTTTAGAAAGAAATTTGGGTTAAAAGTAAAAAATGATATACTTTAG
- a CDS encoding flagellar hook-length control protein FliK, whose product MINLSLNKQLDIIVPNTNRALALVLKEASPNELETISKDKDLKSILNSLLQGSAQSSQGDKTLLELAKNNPTLKDLGNVTSTVKDLLNTLKSEKNPLPIETTLKNFLVDIKELSEPLLKEKIQNSGIFLESKLKNVQNPQVELKTLLVSLEKNIAKIDTLGAKSLNQNIKELLANPILRDASNAALLQTPKDDFAALKELAKGVERVLSKVEETLRQTAKIERTQTDTDKKNDPAFLKETATIASKLAPFKNPQNLATHESVKEILSQDLKSILLKAGEEIANSSHPNQGELLKLTDKLSLQIDYYQLLSHLSNSSSLYLPFSWDSLEEGNINIKKDKEDRFYCDIDLKLKEYGELKLKLALYEENQINIHIFSDNSAFKEIVKENIYLLRSALIESQITPKEIRIFDTLKKNSPYESSYNHIDLGFEVKA is encoded by the coding sequence ATGATTAATTTGTCACTTAACAAGCAGCTTGATATTATAGTGCCAAACACTAACAGAGCGTTAGCGTTAGTTTTAAAAGAGGCATCTCCTAACGAACTTGAGACGATTTCAAAAGACAAAGACCTCAAGTCCATACTAAACTCTCTGCTTCAAGGCAGTGCGCAGAGTTCACAGGGGGATAAAACTCTTTTAGAACTTGCAAAAAACAACCCTACGCTAAAAGATCTCGGAAATGTCACTAGTACCGTAAAAGATTTGCTAAACACTCTAAAATCCGAGAAAAATCCTCTTCCCATTGAGACGACGCTGAAAAATTTTCTTGTAGATATCAAAGAGTTGAGTGAGCCTCTCTTAAAAGAGAAAATTCAAAATTCGGGTATTTTTTTAGAATCAAAACTCAAAAATGTACAAAATCCTCAAGTAGAGTTAAAAACCTTGCTGGTATCTCTTGAGAAAAATATTGCAAAAATCGATACGCTTGGTGCAAAATCATTGAACCAAAATATCAAAGAACTGCTTGCAAATCCGATTTTAAGGGATGCTTCAAATGCGGCGCTTCTGCAAACTCCAAAAGATGATTTTGCCGCTCTAAAGGAGCTGGCAAAAGGAGTGGAGAGAGTTTTATCGAAAGTTGAAGAGACATTGCGTCAAACTGCCAAAATAGAAAGAACACAAACAGATACCGACAAAAAAAACGACCCTGCTTTTTTAAAAGAGACGGCTACCATCGCATCTAAATTGGCTCCGTTTAAAAACCCGCAAAACCTAGCAACGCATGAGAGCGTCAAAGAGATTTTATCTCAGGATTTGAAGTCGATTTTACTAAAAGCGGGCGAAGAGATTGCAAACTCCTCACATCCAAATCAGGGTGAATTGCTAAAACTTACAGATAAACTATCGCTCCAAATAGATTACTATCAACTGCTTTCGCATCTTTCAAATTCATCGTCGCTCTATCTGCCTTTTTCTTGGGACAGCCTTGAGGAGGGAAATATCAACATAAAAAAAGACAAAGAGGATAGGTTTTATTGCGATATCGACCTAAAACTAAAAGAGTACGGAGAGTTAAAACTAAAATTGGCTCTTTATGAAGAAAATCAAATCAACATTCACATCTTCTCGGATAACAGTGCATTTAAAGAGATTGTAAAAGAAAATATATATCTTCTTCGCTCAGCTCTTATAGAATCACAAATCACGCCAAAAGAGATACGCATTTTTGATACACTCAAAAAAAATTCACCCTATGAGAGCAGTTATAACCACATTGATTTGGGATTTGAGGTAAAAGCATGA
- a CDS encoding EscU/YscU/HrcU family type III secretion system export apparatus switch protein, translating into MKKAVALRYDKDKENAPRVVAKGQGNTAENIIKIAELHNLPIRKDEDLIELLSKVELDKEVPQALYKAVAEVFSFIYKITKKEVS; encoded by the coding sequence ATGAAAAAAGCCGTCGCTCTTAGATATGACAAAGACAAAGAAAATGCTCCAAGGGTTGTTGCCAAAGGGCAGGGAAACACGGCTGAGAACATCATAAAAATAGCCGAGCTTCACAACCTGCCTATAAGAAAAGATGAAGACCTCATAGAACTTCTCTCAAAAGTAGAACTGGACAAAGAAGTTCCCCAAGCACTCTACAAAGCAGTTGCGGAGGTATTTAGCTTTATATACAAGATAACAAAAAAAGAGGTGAGTTAA
- a CDS encoding DNA-binding protein encodes MNIFPIRTEDDYDTALTRIDELMNAEPATPEGDELDILVTLVEAYEAKHYPMPICDPVEAIKFRMEQMGLEPKDLTPIIGSRSKVSEVLNHKRQLSIAMIRNLHAQLHVPYESLIGA; translated from the coding sequence ATGAACATTTTTCCCATCCGAACCGAAGATGATTATGATACGGCATTAACACGCATTGATGAGCTGATGAATGCAGAACCGGCAACGCCGGAGGGAGATGAGCTTGATATCCTTGTGACATTGGTTGAAGCATATGAGGCAAAACATTACCCAATGCCTATATGTGACCCAGTCGAAGCGATTAAATTTCGAATGGAGCAGATGGGGCTTGAACCCAAAGACCTCACACCGATTATCGGCTCACGCTCCAAAGTCTCTGAAGTACTAAATCATAAACGACAACTCTCAATTGCAATGATTCGCAATCTTCATGCTCAGCTGCATGTACCGTATGAATCATTGATTGGTGCCTAA
- a CDS encoding type II toxin-antitoxin system HigB family toxin: protein MRVISKRTLQDFWNNYPDAINPFAGWYAEAIKASWQSTHDIKSQYKTASFLRDNRVVFNIGGNKYRLIVKINYPYSTVYVRFVGTHAQYDKINAQEI, encoded by the coding sequence ATGAGAGTAATAAGCAAGCGAACATTACAAGATTTTTGGAATAATTATCCAGATGCCATAAATCCATTCGCAGGATGGTATGCCGAGGCGATAAAAGCTTCTTGGCAATCCACACATGATATTAAATCTCAGTATAAAACAGCCAGTTTTTTACGAGATAATCGTGTAGTTTTCAATATTGGCGGAAATAAATATCGCCTAATTGTAAAAATAAACTATCCTTATAGTACGGTATATGTTCGCTTTGTAGGGACACATGCTCAGTACGATAAAATAAATGCACAGGAGATATAA
- a CDS encoding YwbE family protein, giving the protein MGGTKRANIKSGMNVAIVLKEDQASGRLTHGIVRDILTSSATHPHGIKVRLMSREVGRVKEIY; this is encoded by the coding sequence ATGGGCGGCACAAAAAGAGCAAATATAAAAAGCGGTATGAATGTGGCGATTGTACTCAAAGAAGATCAGGCAAGCGGACGGCTCACACACGGAATAGTCCGCGACATTTTAACATCATCTGCGACCCATCCTCATGGAATAAAAGTTCGTCTTATGAGCCGTGAAGTCGGACGAGTAAAGGAAATATACTGA